A portion of the Mesoplasma entomophilum genome contains these proteins:
- a CDS encoding MepB family protein has translation MYESIKRMNEIFENKITDIKIEIINKEYEAAKFILHGETCYFRKVKKTPKKAGYFVAVYKIENKNIPINYNDQIDKLILYVLDGTNEGYFVFDKNTLLNNGILSFENKRGKMAFRVYPNWINDLNSTAEKTKTWETKHFFEIKNSFLI, from the coding sequence ATGTATGAATCAATTAAAAGAATGAATGAAATTTTTGAAAATAAAATCACAGATATTAAAATTGAAATAATAAATAAAGAATATGAAGCCGCAAAATTTATTCTTCATGGAGAAACATGCTATTTCAGAAAAGTTAAGAAGACTCCTAAAAAAGCAGGATATTTTGTAGCAGTGTATAAAATAGAGAATAAAAACATTCCTATAAATTATAATGATCAAATTGATAAACTTATTCTTTATGTGTTAGATGGAACTAATGAAGGATATTTTGTTTTTGATAAAAATACATTACTGAATAATGGGATTTTATCTTTTGAAAATAAAAGAGGTAAAATGGCTTTTAGAGTTTATCCTAATTGAATTAATGATTTAAATTCAACAGCGGAGAAAACAAAAACATGAGAAACGAAACATTTTTTCGAAATAAAAAATAGTTTTCTAATTTAA
- a CDS encoding replication-associated recombination protein A, giving the protein MNTPLAYLLRPTSTSEIIGQENLLKEDGLIKRMISNNFCRSLIFYGPSGVGKTSFAIALANDLKIEYDLFNASYDKKENLTKIIDKAINKERFILIIDEIHRLNRDKQDILLNFMESGNVYLFATTTENPFFTINPAIRSRATILELKRINHEDSFNFVNKLISDKKIDINIKPESLKYLCELNSGDIRSLLNNIELFDSLYKGEEITMDLISTIISQGKNPSGAAGDDFHDLKSALQKSVRGSDVDASLHYFSRLLSIGDYETLMRRMIIMAYEDIGLANPTLPPRVMQACDAFRQIGMPEGIIPLGLVIIEMALSQKSNSALMASSKAFEDVKNGMAYDVPSHLKDNHYKSAIKLNRGVNYLYPHVEEKGWVAQQYLPDEIKNIKYFKPKSNSAYERKLWSLYEEMKK; this is encoded by the coding sequence ATGAATACACCATTAGCATATTTATTAAGACCAACATCGACATCAGAAATAATAGGACAAGAAAACTTATTAAAAGAAGATGGTTTAATCAAAAGAATGATTAGTAATAATTTTTGCAGGTCTTTAATTTTTTATGGCCCAAGTGGTGTCGGAAAAACTTCTTTTGCCATTGCTCTAGCCAATGATTTAAAGATTGAATATGATCTTTTTAATGCTAGTTATGATAAAAAAGAAAATTTAACAAAGATTATTGATAAAGCTATTAATAAAGAAAGATTTATTTTAATCATTGATGAAATTCATAGATTAAATCGTGATAAGCAAGATATTTTATTAAATTTTATGGAAAGCGGAAATGTTTATTTATTTGCTACAACCACAGAAAATCCATTTTTTACTATAAATCCAGCAATTAGAAGTAGAGCAACAATACTAGAACTAAAAAGAATTAACCATGAAGATTCTTTCAATTTTGTTAATAAATTAATAAGTGATAAAAAAATCGATATTAATATTAAACCAGAGTCGCTTAAATATTTATGTGAGCTTAATAGTGGAGATATTAGAAGTTTATTAAATAACATTGAATTATTTGATTCATTATATAAAGGCGAAGAAATAACAATGGATTTAATTTCAACAATAATTTCTCAAGGTAAAAATCCAAGTGGAGCAGCTGGTGATGATTTTCATGATTTAAAATCTGCATTGCAAAAATCAGTTAGAGGTAGTGATGTGGATGCTAGTTTACATTATTTTAGTAGATTATTATCAATTGGAGATTATGAAACTTTAATGCGAAGAATGATAATTATGGCATATGAAGATATTGGATTAGCAAATCCAACTTTGCCACCAAGAGTTATGCAAGCTTGTGATGCTTTTAGACAAATTGGTATGCCCGAAGGAATTATTCCATTAGGCTTAGTTATTATTGAAATGGCCTTAAGTCAAAAATCTAATTCCGCTTTAATGGCAAGCAGCAAAGCTTTTGAAGATGTTAAGAACGGAATGGCATATGATGTACCATCTCATTTAAAAGATAATCATTATAAATCAGCAATTAAATTAAATAGGGGAGTAAATTATTTATATCCACACGTTGAAGAAAAAGGATGAGTAGCTCAACAGTACCTTCCTGATGAAATTAAAAATATTAAATACTTTAAACCAAAATCTAATTCTGCGTATGAAAGAAAACTTTGATCCTTATATGAGGAGATGAAAAAATAA
- the lon gene encoding endopeptidase La, with amino-acid sequence MSKKIKLPIFQIRGSFIVPGIKENLEVGRKNTLASVNYAIKNSNNQMIAIPQIDASVEKPEFSDLHKFGILIDFEVIKEWKDNSLTISTNPIQRCKVINFFENEDEVPYAEVELIESINDFTEQEYEELIEKISEAIKTKGSLVTKQIKQLISGESDDLSLAFDSIMFKLAPSKILTNSEYITSSSLKERWSIIERVIFSEDGIVTRNAESIDAARHKNEIEQELNHKLKEKMDKQQKEYYLREKMRIIKDELEDEDGSDDSSLDKYKDRLSKEPFPEEVKRKILASIKRVEALQSGTPEWNTEKNYIDWMMSIPWWEETEDLTDLKYAKEILDKHHYGMKKVKERIIEYLAVKTKTKSLKAPIITLVGPPGVGKTSLAKSIAEAVGKNFVKVSLGGVKDESEIRGHRKTYVGSMPGRIIQTMKRAKVKNPLFLLDEIDKMASDHRGDPASAMLEVLDPEQNKEFSDHYIEEPYDLSQVMFIATANYPEDIPEALYDRMEIINLSSYTEIEKVKIAQDYLVPKAIEQHELTSEEISFTEGSINEIIKYYTREAGVRQLERHINSIIRKYIVKNLNGEMDKIVIDEKQVNDLLGKRIFDHTEKQEESQIGVVTGLAYTQFGGDILPIEVSLYPGKGNLILTGKLGEVMKESATIALTYVKSNYEKFGVDKKIFEENDIHIHVPEGAVPKDGPSAGITITTALISALSDKPVSKEIGMTGEITLRGNVLPIGGLREKSISASRSGLKTIIIPKKNERDLDEIPDEVKAKLKIIPAEKYEEVFGIVFETK; translated from the coding sequence ATGAGTAAAAAAATAAAACTACCTATTTTCCAAATTAGAGGTTCATTTATTGTTCCTGGAATAAAAGAAAATTTAGAAGTTGGAAGAAAAAACACATTAGCAAGTGTTAATTATGCAATTAAAAATTCAAATAATCAAATGATTGCAATACCGCAAATCGATGCTTCTGTTGAAAAGCCAGAATTTTCAGATTTACATAAGTTTGGAATTTTAATTGATTTTGAAGTGATCAAAGAATGAAAAGATAATTCATTAACAATCAGCACAAATCCAATCCAAAGATGTAAAGTAATTAATTTCTTTGAAAATGAAGATGAAGTACCTTATGCAGAAGTTGAGTTAATTGAATCAATTAATGATTTTACTGAACAAGAGTACGAAGAATTAATTGAAAAAATTTCTGAAGCTATTAAAACTAAAGGAAGTTTAGTAACAAAGCAAATTAAACAATTAATTTCAGGTGAATCTGACGATTTAAGTTTAGCTTTTGATTCAATTATGTTTAAACTTGCACCTTCAAAAATTTTAACTAATTCAGAATATATAACATCTTCATCTTTAAAAGAAAGATGATCTATCATTGAAAGAGTAATTTTTTCAGAGGATGGAATTGTAACTAGAAATGCTGAATCAATTGATGCTGCTAGACATAAAAATGAAATTGAACAAGAATTAAACCATAAATTAAAAGAAAAAATGGATAAGCAACAAAAAGAATATTATTTAAGAGAAAAAATGAGAATCATCAAAGACGAATTAGAAGATGAAGATGGTTCTGATGATAGCTCTTTAGACAAATACAAAGATCGTTTATCTAAAGAACCATTCCCAGAAGAAGTTAAAAGAAAAATTTTAGCTTCAATTAAAAGAGTAGAAGCTCTTCAATCAGGAACACCTGAGTGAAACACAGAGAAAAACTATATTGATTGAATGATGAGTATTCCATGATGAGAAGAAACTGAAGATTTGACTGATTTAAAATATGCAAAAGAAATCTTAGACAAACATCATTATGGAATGAAAAAAGTTAAAGAAAGAATTATTGAATATTTAGCTGTTAAAACTAAAACTAAATCTTTAAAAGCACCAATTATAACATTAGTTGGTCCTCCAGGAGTTGGGAAAACTAGTTTAGCAAAATCAATTGCTGAAGCAGTTGGAAAAAACTTTGTTAAAGTAAGTTTAGGTGGTGTAAAAGATGAATCAGAAATTCGTGGACACAGAAAAACTTATGTAGGTTCAATGCCTGGAAGAATTATTCAAACAATGAAAAGAGCAAAAGTAAAAAACCCATTATTCTTGCTTGATGAAATTGATAAAATGGCATCTGATCACAGAGGTGATCCTGCAAGTGCAATGTTAGAGGTTTTAGACCCAGAACAAAACAAAGAATTCTCAGATCACTATATTGAAGAACCTTATGACTTGAGTCAAGTTATGTTTATTGCAACTGCTAACTACCCTGAAGATATTCCAGAAGCATTATATGACCGTATGGAAATCATAAACTTATCAAGTTATACAGAAATTGAAAAAGTTAAAATTGCACAAGACTATTTAGTTCCAAAAGCAATTGAACAACATGAATTGACATCAGAAGAAATCTCATTTACTGAAGGTTCAATTAATGAAATAATTAAATACTACACTAGAGAAGCTGGTGTTCGTCAACTAGAAAGACATATTAATTCTATTATTAGAAAATATATTGTTAAAAATCTAAATGGTGAAATGGATAAAATTGTAATTGATGAAAAACAAGTTAATGATTTATTAGGTAAAAGAATATTTGATCATACTGAAAAACAAGAAGAATCACAAATTGGAGTTGTTACTGGTTTAGCGTATACACAATTTGGTGGAGATATCTTGCCAATTGAAGTAAGTTTATACCCAGGTAAAGGAAATCTAATTTTAACTGGTAAACTTGGTGAAGTAATGAAAGAATCAGCAACTATAGCGTTGACTTATGTAAAGTCAAATTATGAAAAATTTGGTGTAGATAAAAAAATATTTGAAGAAAATGATATTCACATCCACGTTCCTGAAGGAGCAGTTCCAAAAGATGGTCCAAGTGCAGGTATTACAATCACAACAGCTTTAATTTCAGCACTTTCAGATAAACCAGTTTCAAAAGAAATTGGTATGACTGGTGAAATTACACTAAGAGGTAATGTATTGCCAATTGGTGGTTTAAGAGAAAAATCTATTTCAGCTTCAAGAAGCGGATTAAAAACAATCATCATTCCAAAGAAAAATGAAAGAGACTTAGACGAAATCCCAGATGAAGTAAAAGCAAAATTAAAAATTATTCCAGCTGAAAAATATGAAGAAGTATTCGGGATAGTTTTTGAAACAAAATAA
- the tig gene encoding trigger factor has protein sequence MKFTELKIIEEGQGKWIVTIDGTEWTETLKKAKNRVLANLEVPGFRKGKIPAAQAEKYVTPSKVYNEAYRIMVSPAFDFARAQDVKIEPMNSPEPIPAKVSEKELVIEFLFDLKPEIKLGDYKNIKSVKKETVEVTNEEIEAVIDQYCEQFVMEKPKAADAKIAKGDIVTFDFKGFIDGEAFKGGEAKGHKLVIGSNQFIPGFEDSMIGLGLGEAKINVTFPEGYTPELANKPATFELNITEIKARELPKKDDELVKDLNLPNVETFAQFEAKVKEDIAKQKSQNVKNQFVNEIIAEVIKNSTIELPKSAIENQAADLRKEFEAQLKQQGLDIKKYKKVTGLNDDAIKAELLADAKNKLETYLVTTEIRSKEKFEVTEEAINAKFENLAAQFGIPADQIKTMVNPEMLKSEIINDLLVDFLYSNNG, from the coding sequence ATGAAATTCACAGAATTAAAAATTATTGAAGAAGGTCAAGGTAAATGAATTGTTACTATTGATGGAACAGAATGAACTGAAACTTTAAAAAAAGCAAAAAATAGAGTTCTTGCTAACTTAGAAGTTCCAGGATTCAGAAAAGGAAAAATTCCAGCTGCTCAAGCTGAAAAATATGTAACTCCTTCAAAAGTTTACAATGAAGCATACAGAATTATGGTTTCTCCAGCATTTGATTTTGCAAGAGCTCAAGATGTTAAAATTGAGCCAATGAACTCACCAGAACCAATTCCAGCAAAAGTAAGCGAAAAAGAATTAGTTATTGAATTCTTATTTGACTTAAAACCTGAAATTAAATTGGGTGATTACAAAAACATAAAATCAGTTAAAAAAGAAACTGTTGAAGTTACAAATGAAGAAATTGAAGCAGTTATTGATCAATACTGTGAACAATTTGTTATGGAAAAACCAAAAGCAGCTGATGCTAAAATTGCAAAAGGTGACATCGTTACTTTTGACTTTAAAGGGTTCATCGATGGTGAAGCTTTCAAAGGCGGAGAAGCTAAAGGTCACAAATTAGTAATTGGTTCAAACCAATTTATCCCAGGATTTGAAGATTCAATGATTGGTTTAGGATTAGGAGAAGCTAAAATTAATGTAACTTTCCCTGAAGGATACACTCCTGAATTAGCAAATAAACCAGCAACTTTTGAATTAAACATTACTGAAATTAAAGCAAGAGAATTACCTAAAAAAGATGATGAACTTGTAAAAGATTTAAACTTACCTAATGTTGAAACTTTTGCTCAATTTGAAGCAAAAGTAAAAGAAGACATTGCAAAACAAAAATCACAAAATGTTAAAAACCAATTTGTAAATGAAATTATTGCTGAAGTTATTAAAAACTCAACAATTGAATTACCAAAATCAGCTATTGAAAATCAAGCAGCTGATTTAAGAAAAGAATTTGAAGCTCAATTAAAACAACAAGGTTTAGATATCAAAAAATACAAAAAAGTAACAGGTTTAAATGACGATGCAATTAAAGCTGAGCTATTAGCTGATGCTAAAAATAAATTAGAAACTTACTTAGTAACAACTGAAATTAGAAGTAAAGAAAAATTTGAAGTTACTGAAGAAGCTATTAATGCAAAATTCGAAAATTTAGCGGCACAGTTTGGAATTCCTGCTGATCAAATCAAAACTATGGTAAATCCAGAAATGTTGAAATCAGAAATAATCAATGATTTATTGGTTGACTTCTTATACTCAAATAACGGATAA
- a CDS encoding MMB_0454 family protein, whose protein sequence is MYISIERNNRGALEIEVNALNKLIQNTILMRSNSDLNNVDNIEVLTDLYHDNLLYVLIKIDLKNKAQMLEENQINKIVEEIIIKTLSIKPKNIAIAYKR, encoded by the coding sequence ATGTATATTTCAATAGAGAGAAATAATCGTGGAGCATTAGAAATTGAAGTTAATGCTTTAAATAAGTTAATTCAGAATACAATTCTAATGCGTTCAAACTCAGATTTAAACAATGTAGATAATATTGAAGTATTAACAGACTTATATCATGATAACTTACTTTATGTTTTAATTAAAATTGATTTAAAAAACAAAGCTCAAATGTTAGAAGAAAATCAAATTAATAAAATAGTAGAGGAAATAATTATAAAAACTTTAAGCATTAAGCCAAAAAATATTGCTATTGCTTACAAAAGATAG
- the efp gene encoding elongation factor P, giving the protein MSVNDLRPGTTFIYEGNLFVVIEQSFSKTGRQQGKVSVKAKNLRTGSRVEITFTGGEKVEKAMIERKDMQYLYNDGTDAYLMDTDTYEQIQIPMTRLEWESKFLTDGLMIKMTEFDGEVLGISLPDKVELEVTEAEAAVKGDTTSGALKKAVVETGLDIMVPLFVNVGTRVIISTVDGKYSGRAQ; this is encoded by the coding sequence ATGTCAGTAAATGATTTACGTCCTGGAACAACATTTATATACGAAGGTAATTTATTTGTTGTTATTGAACAGTCTTTCTCAAAAACAGGAAGACAACAAGGAAAAGTTAGTGTAAAAGCTAAAAACTTGAGAACTGGATCAAGAGTTGAAATAACTTTCACTGGTGGAGAAAAAGTTGAAAAAGCGATGATTGAAAGAAAAGATATGCAATACCTATACAATGATGGTACTGATGCATACTTAATGGATACAGATACTTATGAACAAATTCAAATTCCAATGACTAGATTAGAATGAGAAAGTAAATTCTTAACAGATGGATTAATGATTAAAATGACTGAATTTGATGGAGAAGTTTTAGGAATTTCTTTACCAGATAAAGTTGAATTAGAAGTAACTGAAGCTGAGGCAGCAGTTAAAGGTGATACAACAAGTGGAGCATTAAAAAAAGCTGTTGTTGAAACTGGATTAGATATTATGGTTCCATTATTTGTTAATGTAGGAACAAGAGTTATTATTTCTACAGTAGATGGTAAATATAGCGGTAGAGCTCAATAA
- a CDS encoding ECF transporter S component family protein: protein MNKKRWSIKYICLIGMLSALLVTLSLVTMLFTSDGVAIQFTTGVYLVFCYLVPGYGMLVGGIVYGAIMDLALNSVITMGITILINVLMFFIMKYGSKLITKHAAVILAASLVFLYIPFLYYVVWNTQEISTRNGLALKEAIVDSIQWIVSIVIFEVMYFTLSKTKLNEKLSNF, encoded by the coding sequence TTGAATAAGAAAAGGTGATCAATTAAATATATTTGTTTAATTGGAATGTTATCAGCTTTACTGGTTACATTGTCTTTAGTAACAATGCTATTTACAAGTGATGGAGTTGCTATTCAATTCACAACCGGAGTTTATTTAGTCTTTTGTTATTTAGTACCAGGATATGGAATGTTGGTTGGTGGAATTGTTTATGGAGCTATTATGGATTTAGCCTTAAATTCAGTAATAACAATGGGTATAACAATTTTAATAAATGTATTAATGTTCTTTATTATGAAGTATGGTTCAAAATTGATAACAAAGCATGCAGCAGTAATTTTAGCAGCGAGTTTAGTATTTTTATATATCCCATTTTTATATTATGTAGTTTGAAATACACAAGAAATTTCAACAAGAAATGGGCTCGCTTTGAAAGAAGCAATTGTTGATAGTATTCAATGAATAGTTTCAATAGTTATTTTTGAAGTTATGTATTTTACTTTATCAAAAACAAAACTAAATGAAAAACTTTCAAACTTTTAG
- the fmt gene encoding methionyl-tRNA formyltransferase: MEKIKVIFCGTPQIGADILTALTEMENVEIVLVISQPDRPVGRKKELKPTPVKEVALLNNLKIIQPVKISEAYDEIAKIESDFIVTCAYGQFVPTKILDLPRIDSINIHGSLLPKYRGGAPIQYAIKNGDSETGISIMKMVKKMDAGDYYIQESIKIEDCDDTGTMFEKLAKLGQKMIKENLVKIYNNELGPIAQNEDQVTFSKNISTEEERINWNDSTVNVWNHVRSLSPWPIAHTFKGQERYKIQKVKIINNNVEQKPGTIVDINENGINVQTNNGQVQIQLIQKPGKKMMEASAYKLTNLSDLKVGDYFE, translated from the coding sequence ATGGAAAAAATTAAAGTTATATTTTGTGGCACTCCACAAATTGGTGCTGACATTTTAACAGCTCTAACTGAAATGGAAAACGTGGAAATAGTTTTAGTTATTTCTCAACCAGATAGACCAGTAGGTAGAAAAAAAGAATTAAAACCAACTCCTGTAAAAGAAGTTGCTTTATTAAATAATTTGAAAATAATTCAACCTGTTAAAATTTCTGAAGCTTATGATGAAATTGCAAAAATTGAAAGTGACTTTATTGTAACTTGTGCATATGGTCAGTTTGTTCCTACAAAAATCTTGGATTTACCAAGAATTGATTCAATAAATATTCATGGTAGTCTATTACCTAAATATCGTGGTGGAGCACCAATTCAGTATGCCATTAAAAATGGAGATTCTGAAACAGGAATTTCAATTATGAAAATGGTAAAAAAAATGGATGCTGGTGATTATTACATTCAAGAATCTATAAAGATTGAAGATTGTGATGATACTGGAACTATGTTTGAAAAATTAGCAAAGTTAGGTCAAAAAATGATCAAAGAAAACTTAGTTAAAATTTATAATAATGAATTAGGACCAATCGCACAAAATGAAGATCAAGTAACTTTTTCAAAAAATATTTCAACTGAAGAAGAAAGAATTAATTGAAATGATTCAACAGTTAATGTTTGAAATCATGTTAGAAGTTTATCTCCTTGACCAATTGCTCATACATTTAAAGGTCAAGAAAGATACAAAATTCAAAAAGTAAAAATAATTAATAATAATGTCGAACAAAAACCTGGAACAATTGTTGATATTAATGAGAATGGAATTAATGTTCAAACAAACAATGGGCAAGTTCAAATTCAACTAATTCAAAAACCAGGTAAAAAAATGATGGAAGCTAGTGCATATAAACTAACTAATTTATCAGATTTAAAAGTAGGCGATTATTTTGAATAA
- a CDS encoding DUF2779 domain-containing protein has translation MFKLNAKVNKETFKLAMKECVKKAWVWDNKENFTSAVKWKKDRILEIDADANFEDENEFSESAESIDIFSAYLNIDSLDENEKEEFLKRWNSAWDSETGFDPELFAGETIEDGNAFGDKVREYFDMKNIIANDKRTNKKITVNLDEMKFFEAEQKTKELLKEDNCEYIYEAAFSYDNEKIRTRCDVLKIKENKHVEIIEAKATTKVKAEHFFDLMYQVFVLEKCGFIVDDICIAKINSDYVMNSDLIITAKTFGDQAKEFINQLGKIKYEEIEEFVKSDFEVEYDTDPIEVELDKLIALDYLTYGSNAKRPTLKDELKMFREKFDLDQIFVTLSNYLNIKSENGEIPEFMHNKKCTLNYNKDRAGNWDHGFNHDEYDNCYHVMNWFDKNEPGFWNIGKFKRALKSHVIRNSKSPYFKDYESLFEPSIVLNNKGESFFEKNRIAKRMFEVYDLKKQYPDDESKWRIIDFDNIEWIDSLLNIYKDFPIYMYDFETSKWAIPRFNLVNTYYQTPFQYSIDVIVDENYDYNKPETMHHYSFLSNEQDTDPRIKFIENFIKDSFKHGPGVYVAYNKSFEQGVLRKLAMMFPKYAKPLAYIIQNTVDLMDFFTSATKGTGRPAFLIYHPNFKGSYSIKKTQPSLDPSFSYNDLVINKGDKASETFRKFVDGRIPKAAWDLKVKEGMLKYCDRDTLAMVVILKKVKELVEAYNGKN, from the coding sequence ATGTTTAAATTGAATGCAAAAGTTAATAAAGAGACATTTAAGCTTGCAATGAAAGAGTGCGTTAAAAAAGCTTGAGTTTGGGATAATAAAGAAAATTTTACCAGTGCTGTAAAATGAAAGAAGGATAGGATCCTTGAAATTGATGCAGATGCTAATTTTGAAGATGAAAATGAATTTTCTGAATCAGCAGAATCAATTGATATTTTTTCTGCATACCTAAACATTGACTCTTTAGACGAAAATGAAAAAGAGGAATTTCTTAAAAGATGAAATTCAGCATGAGATTCTGAAACAGGCTTTGATCCAGAACTATTTGCAGGTGAAACAATTGAAGATGGTAATGCGTTTGGGGATAAAGTTAGAGAATACTTTGACATGAAAAATATCATTGCAAATGATAAAAGAACTAATAAAAAAATAACAGTAAACTTAGATGAAATGAAATTCTTTGAAGCAGAACAAAAAACAAAAGAATTACTTAAAGAAGATAATTGTGAATATATTTATGAAGCAGCATTCAGTTATGATAATGAAAAAATTAGAACAAGATGTGACGTTTTAAAAATTAAAGAAAACAAACACGTTGAAATCATTGAAGCTAAGGCTACAACAAAAGTTAAAGCTGAACATTTCTTTGACTTAATGTATCAAGTATTTGTTTTAGAAAAATGTGGATTTATTGTTGATGATATTTGTATTGCAAAAATTAATTCAGATTATGTAATGAACTCAGATTTAATAATAACTGCTAAAACTTTTGGTGATCAAGCAAAAGAATTTATAAACCAACTTGGAAAAATTAAATATGAAGAAATTGAAGAATTTGTTAAAAGTGATTTTGAAGTTGAATATGATACAGATCCAATTGAAGTTGAATTAGATAAATTAATAGCGCTTGATTATTTAACATATGGGTCTAACGCAAAGAGACCTACTTTAAAAGATGAATTGAAAATGTTCAGAGAAAAGTTTGATTTAGATCAAATATTTGTAACTTTATCAAACTACTTAAATATTAAATCTGAAAATGGTGAAATCCCAGAGTTTATGCATAATAAAAAATGTACTTTAAATTACAATAAAGACCGTGCTGGAAATTGAGATCATGGATTTAACCATGATGAATATGATAACTGTTATCATGTAATGAACTGGTTTGATAAAAATGAACCTGGGTTTTGAAACATTGGAAAATTTAAACGCGCTTTAAAATCACATGTTATAAGAAATTCAAAATCACCTTACTTCAAGGATTATGAAAGTTTGTTTGAACCAAGTATTGTACTGAATAATAAAGGCGAATCATTTTTTGAAAAAAATAGAATTGCAAAAAGAATGTTTGAAGTTTATGATTTGAAAAAACAATACCCAGATGATGAATCAAAATGAAGAATTATAGATTTTGATAATATTGAATGAATAGATAGTTTATTAAATATTTATAAAGATTTTCCTATTTATATGTATGACTTTGAAACATCTAAATGAGCAATCCCAAGATTTAATTTAGTTAATACTTACTATCAAACTCCATTTCAATATTCAATTGATGTAATAGTTGATGAAAATTATGACTACAATAAACCTGAAACAATGCATCACTATAGTTTTTTAAGTAATGAACAAGATACAGATCCAAGAATTAAGTTTATTGAAAACTTTATTAAAGATTCATTTAAACATGGCCCTGGTGTTTATGTTGCTTATAACAAAAGTTTTGAACAAGGTGTATTAAGAAAATTAGCAATGATGTTTCCTAAATATGCTAAACCATTAGCTTATATTATTCAAAACACAGTTGATTTAATGGATTTCTTTACAAGTGCTACAAAAGGAACTGGTAGACCAGCATTTTTAATTTATCACCCAAATTTTAAAGGTAGTTATTCAATTAAAAAAACACAACCAAGTTTAGATCCTAGTTTTTCATATAATGATTTAGTAATCAATAAAGGCGATAAAGCTAGTGAAACATTTAGAAAGTTTGTTGATGGTAGAATACCAAAAGCAGCTTGAGATTTGAAAGTAAAAGAAGGAATGCTTAAATATTGCGATAGAGATACTTTAGCAATGGTAGTTATTCTTAAAAAAGTTAAAGAATTAGTGGAGGCTTACAATGGAAAAAATTAA